In Salarias fasciatus chromosome 20, fSalaFa1.1, whole genome shotgun sequence, a single window of DNA contains:
- the pfdn4 gene encoding prefoldin subunit 4, which yields MAATLKGPVAVEDVSVTFEDQQKINKFARNTNRMTELKNEIEAKKKSLQNIQDASDDLMMLDDDSLLIPYQIGDVFINHSQEEAQEMLEATKETLEQEVKGLEERVLAIQQVLGDLKVQLYAKFGNNINLEADES from the exons ATGGCAGCCACTCTGAAGGGACCTGTA GCGGTTGAAGATGTGTCTGTTACCTTCGAAGACCAGCAGAAGATCAACAAATTTGCCAGAAACACGAATCGGATGACGGAGCTGAAAAATGAGATAGAAGCAAAGAAG AAATCGCTGCAGAACATTCAGGATGCCAGCGACGACCTGATGATGTTAGACGACGACTCTCTTCTGATCCCTTATCAAATCGGAGACGTCTTCATCAACCACAGTCAGGAGGAAGCGCAGGAGATGCTGGAAGCTACAAAG gaaacactggagcagGAGGTCAAAGGCCTTGAAGAGCGAGTTTTGGCGATACAGCAGGTGTTGGGCGATCTGAAGGTGCAGCTCTACGCCAAGTTTGGTAACAACATCAACTTGGAGGCAGATGAAAGCTGA